One Janthinobacterium sp. TB1-E2 genomic region harbors:
- a CDS encoding sigma-70 family RNA polymerase sigma factor, with protein MSTAELALQQQVSSLYTDHHHWLRGLLRRKLGNAFDAADLAHDVYLHLMKTGRVPPAGESRRHLTQIANGMVIDLYRRRQIETAYLEVLALVPEALAPSEEERALVIEALTEIDAVLHQLPAKARKALLLCKLDGLSYRDIATELQVSVSSVEKYIAAGLLACYQAMHTQGA; from the coding sequence GTGAGCACCGCCGAGTTAGCGCTTCAGCAGCAAGTCAGCAGTCTGTACACCGACCACCATCACTGGCTGCGTGGCTTGCTGCGCCGTAAACTCGGCAATGCCTTCGATGCGGCCGACCTGGCGCACGACGTGTACCTGCACCTGATGAAGACGGGCAGGGTGCCGCCGGCCGGGGAGTCGCGCCGCCATCTGACGCAGATCGCCAACGGCATGGTCATCGACCTGTACCGCCGCCGCCAGATCGAAACGGCCTACCTGGAAGTGCTGGCCCTGGTGCCCGAAGCGCTGGCGCCGTCCGAGGAAGAGCGCGCGCTGGTGATCGAGGCGCTGACGGAAATCGATGCCGTGCTGCACCAGCTGCCCGCCAAGGCACGCAAGGCCTTGTTGCTGTGCAAACTCGATGGCCTGAGCTACCGCGACATTGCCACCGAATTGCAGGTGTCCGTCTCGTCCGTCGAAAAATACATCGCCGCCGGCCTGCTGGCCTGCTACCAGGCCATGCACACCCAAGGCGCCTGA
- a CDS encoding helix-turn-helix domain-containing protein, with product MGIVVRLDLVLARKKVKSKELAAFIGITEQNLSLLKSGKVRGVRFDTLSKICEMLECQPGDILEFDASQPDDGDGGS from the coding sequence ATGGGTATCGTCGTGCGCCTCGACCTGGTACTGGCCAGGAAAAAAGTGAAATCGAAGGAACTGGCCGCCTTCATCGGCATCACGGAACAGAATTTGTCTCTCTTGAAATCGGGCAAGGTGCGCGGCGTGCGTTTCGATACCCTGTCGAAGATTTGCGAAATGCTCGAATGCCAGCCCGGCGACATCCTGGAATTCGATGCGTCGCAGCCGGACGACGGGGATGGCGGCAGTTAG
- a CDS encoding FecR domain-containing protein produces the protein MDVVIAPAIVQQAAQWMARLWSDDASDEDRAACARWCAAHPHHAIAWQRLQAFEGKLHSVPRDAARHALREPAPAANLNRRRALKLLAVLLPVGGMAYMLRGTDAWQVATAGHGTATGEIREITLPDGTRVMLASASSIDVRFSASERLLILRSGEILVTTAHDPDPAQRPFRVQGRHGTVQALGTRFTLRQDEYTSRVAVFEGAVEVRLAHAPGRPVRIDTGQGAVYSADIVQSGAPASASAAAWAKGVLVADNMRLDELLAELARYRPGLLRCDPAVASLTVNGVFSLRDTDRALHNLALALPVQIVARTRYWVTVQAAA, from the coding sequence ATGGATGTGGTGATTGCACCGGCCATCGTGCAGCAGGCGGCCCAATGGATGGCGCGCCTGTGGTCCGATGACGCCAGCGACGAAGACCGGGCTGCCTGTGCACGCTGGTGCGCCGCCCATCCGCACCACGCCATCGCCTGGCAGCGTTTGCAGGCGTTCGAGGGCAAGCTGCACAGCGTGCCGCGCGACGCGGCCCGCCATGCGCTGCGCGAACCGGCCCCGGCCGCCAACCTGAACCGCCGCCGGGCCCTGAAACTGCTGGCCGTGCTGCTGCCCGTAGGCGGCATGGCGTACATGCTGCGCGGCACGGATGCCTGGCAAGTGGCTACGGCAGGGCATGGCACGGCCACGGGCGAGATCCGCGAGATTACCTTGCCGGACGGCACGCGCGTGATGCTCGCTTCCGCCTCCTCCATCGACGTGCGCTTCAGCGCCAGCGAGCGCTTGCTGATACTGCGCAGCGGCGAAATCCTCGTCACGACGGCGCACGATCCCGATCCGGCCCAGCGGCCTTTCCGCGTGCAGGGCCGCCATGGCACGGTGCAGGCGCTGGGCACGCGTTTTACTTTACGCCAAGACGAATACACGTCGCGCGTGGCCGTCTTCGAGGGCGCCGTCGAGGTGCGTCTCGCGCATGCGCCGGGCCGTCCCGTGCGCATCGACACGGGCCAGGGCGCCGTCTACTCGGCCGACATCGTGCAGTCTGGCGCACCCGCGTCCGCCAGCGCCGCGGCCTGGGCCAAAGGGGTGCTGGTGGCCGACAACATGCGCCTCGATGAGCTGCTTGCGGAACTGGCCCGCTACCGTCCCGGCCTGCTGCGCTGCGACCCGGCCGTGGCCAGCCTCACCGTCAACGGCGTGTTTTCCTTGCGCGATACGGACCGCGCGCTGCACAACCTGGCGCTGGCCTTGCCCGTGCAAATC
- the ychF gene encoding redox-regulated ATPase YchF, with translation MSLQCGIVGLPNVGKSTLFNALTKAGIPAENYPFCTIEPNVGVVEVPDPRMDALAAIVKPERMVNAIVEFVDIAGLVAGASKGEGLGNQFLSHIRETDAIVNVVRCFEDDNVIHVAGKINPLDDIEVIQTELALADMGTVEKAIHRENKKARSGDKDAAKLLAIMERMMPYLNDAKPVRAMGLDADEMELIKPLCLITAKPAMFVANVSDSGFTDNPLLDQLTAYAQSQNAPIVAICAALEAEIADLDDADKGAFLADMGMEEPGLDRLIRAGYKLLGLQTYFTAGVKEVRAWTVPVGATAPQAAGVIHTDFERGFIRAQTIAYDDFIAYKGEAGAKEAGKMRAEGKEYVVKDGDVLNFLFNV, from the coding sequence ATGAGTCTCCAATGCGGTATCGTCGGCTTGCCGAACGTCGGCAAGTCCACCCTGTTCAATGCACTGACGAAAGCCGGCATCCCGGCTGAAAACTATCCGTTCTGCACCATCGAGCCGAACGTCGGCGTTGTCGAAGTGCCGGATCCGCGCATGGATGCGCTGGCTGCCATCGTCAAGCCGGAACGCATGGTCAACGCCATTGTGGAATTCGTCGACATCGCCGGCCTGGTGGCTGGTGCATCGAAGGGCGAGGGCCTGGGCAACCAGTTCCTGTCGCACATCCGCGAAACGGACGCCATCGTCAACGTCGTGCGCTGCTTCGAAGATGACAACGTCATCCACGTGGCTGGCAAGATCAACCCGCTCGACGATATCGAAGTCATCCAGACCGAACTGGCGCTGGCCGACATGGGCACCGTGGAAAAAGCCATCCACCGCGAAAACAAGAAAGCCCGCTCGGGCGACAAGGATGCGGCCAAGCTGCTGGCCATCATGGAACGCATGATGCCTTACCTGAACGACGCCAAGCCCGTGCGCGCCATGGGCCTGGACGCGGACGAAATGGAACTGATCAAGCCGCTGTGCCTGATCACGGCCAAGCCCGCCATGTTTGTGGCCAACGTGTCCGATTCGGGCTTCACGGACAACCCGCTGCTGGACCAGCTGACGGCCTATGCGCAATCGCAAAACGCCCCCATCGTCGCCATCTGCGCCGCGCTGGAAGCGGAAATCGCCGATCTGGACGACGCCGACAAGGGCGCTTTCTTGGCCGACATGGGCATGGAAGAGCCAGGCCTGGACCGTCTGATCCGCGCCGGCTACAAGCTGCTGGGCCTGCAAACCTACTTCACGGCAGGCGTGAAGGAAGTGCGCGCGTGGACCGTCCCCGTGGGCGCCACGGCGCCGCAAGCGGCCGGCGTGATCCACACCGACTTCGAACGCGGCTTCATCCGCGCGCAAACCATCGCCTATGACGACTTCATCGCCTACAAGGGCGAAGCGGGCGCCAAGGAAGCGGGTAAGATGCGCGCCGAGGGCAAGGAATACGTGGTCAAGGATGGCGACGTGCTGAACTTCCTGTTCAACGTCTAA